A genome region from Leifsonia sp. Root112D2 includes the following:
- the pepN gene encoding aminopeptidase N, whose translation MPGENLTRVEAQERAALISTESYDVTLDLTQGAETFRSETTVRFGAKAGASTFIDAITHTVHSVTLNGETLDPAVVSDGVRIQLSNLKDENELTVVADALYTNSGEGLHRFVDPVDGEVYLYSQFEVPDSRRMYAVFEQPDLKAVFTFTVTAPAHWRLVSNSPTPQPTDAGEGSKTWVFPPTPRISSYITALIAGPYESVHSELTSRDGRTIPLGVYARKSLAEFLDADYIFEKTRQGFAYYEEKFDYAYPFEKYDQLFVPEFNAGAMENAGAITFTETYVFRSKVTDAIKERRVVTILHELAHMWFGDLVTMKWWNDLWLNESFAEYASTLATAEATEWTEAWTTFAAMEKSWAYRQDQLPSTHPIVATINDLEDVQVNFDGITYAKGGSVLKQLGAWVGQDEFLAGVSQYFTKHAYGNTELRDLLVELEATSGRDLSGWSKLWLETAGVNTLRPEIQTDADGTITAFAVLQSAPADYPTIRPHRLAIGFYNVREGKLLRDHRIELDVDGERTDIAELVGLGRPDLVLINDDDLAYAKIRLDAASLKVAIEHLAKIESPLARSLVWGSVWDATRDAETPAGDYVRLVLNNIATETESTTIRTTLNQLVLAATAYVAPARQKQTAEEAASALWQLAQQAEAGSDAQFQFVKFFAALASTEEHLRAIAALRDGSTTLDGLEIDTDLAWELLIALVAGGKAGTAQIEAARAADNTANGGQFAAQAAAALPTVEGKSAAWASVFDADTAANTMVRYTGIGFQRAADTSVFESFVPRYFEALQGVWESRSYKIAEYLVDGFYPAALANSALVEATRAWLDANPEPVALRRLVVENLAGVERALRAQARDE comes from the coding sequence TTGCCCGGAGAAAACCTCACCCGCGTCGAAGCCCAGGAGCGCGCAGCGCTCATCAGCACCGAGAGCTATGACGTCACGCTCGACCTCACCCAGGGGGCGGAAACGTTCCGCAGCGAGACGACCGTTCGCTTCGGTGCGAAGGCGGGCGCATCCACCTTCATCGACGCCATCACGCACACCGTGCACTCGGTAACGCTGAACGGCGAGACGCTCGATCCTGCCGTGGTCAGCGATGGCGTGCGCATCCAGCTCAGCAATCTCAAGGACGAGAATGAGCTGACAGTGGTGGCGGATGCGCTCTACACGAACTCGGGCGAGGGCTTGCACCGCTTCGTCGACCCCGTCGACGGCGAGGTGTACCTGTACAGCCAGTTCGAGGTCCCCGACTCGCGGCGCATGTACGCCGTCTTCGAGCAGCCCGACCTCAAGGCCGTCTTCACTTTCACGGTGACCGCGCCCGCACACTGGCGGCTCGTCAGCAACTCGCCGACGCCGCAGCCGACGGATGCCGGCGAAGGCTCGAAGACCTGGGTATTCCCGCCCACCCCGCGTATCTCCTCCTACATCACCGCGCTCATCGCAGGGCCGTACGAGTCCGTGCACAGCGAGCTGACCAGCCGCGACGGACGCACCATTCCGCTCGGCGTGTACGCACGCAAGAGCCTCGCCGAGTTTCTCGATGCCGACTACATCTTCGAGAAGACCCGCCAGGGCTTCGCCTATTACGAGGAGAAATTCGACTACGCCTACCCGTTCGAGAAGTACGACCAGCTCTTCGTTCCCGAGTTCAACGCGGGCGCGATGGAGAACGCGGGCGCAATCACGTTCACGGAGACCTACGTTTTCCGCTCCAAGGTGACGGATGCCATCAAGGAGCGTCGCGTCGTGACGATTCTGCACGAGCTGGCGCACATGTGGTTCGGCGATCTCGTCACCATGAAGTGGTGGAACGACCTGTGGCTGAACGAGTCGTTCGCTGAGTACGCCTCGACGCTCGCCACCGCCGAAGCCACCGAGTGGACCGAAGCGTGGACCACCTTCGCCGCCATGGAGAAAAGCTGGGCGTACCGCCAGGACCAGCTGCCCTCGACCCACCCCATCGTCGCCACGATCAACGACCTCGAGGATGTACAGGTCAACTTCGACGGCATCACCTACGCCAAGGGTGGATCGGTGCTCAAGCAGCTCGGAGCCTGGGTGGGCCAGGACGAGTTTCTCGCCGGCGTCTCGCAGTACTTCACGAAGCACGCCTACGGCAACACCGAGCTGCGCGACCTGCTCGTCGAACTTGAGGCCACGAGCGGCCGTGACCTGAGCGGCTGGTCGAAACTGTGGCTGGAGACCGCGGGCGTGAACACGCTGCGCCCCGAGATCCAGACGGATGCCGACGGCACAATCACCGCGTTTGCGGTCCTGCAGAGCGCTCCCGCCGACTACCCCACCATTCGCCCACATCGCCTCGCGATCGGGTTCTACAACGTGCGCGAGGGAAAGCTCCTGCGCGATCACCGGATCGAACTCGATGTCGACGGCGAGCGCACGGATATCGCTGAGCTGGTCGGCCTCGGCCGCCCCGACCTCGTGCTCATCAACGATGACGATCTGGCCTACGCCAAGATCCGCCTCGACGCTGCGTCGCTGAAGGTCGCCATCGAGCACCTGGCGAAGATCGAGAGCCCGCTCGCCCGCTCGCTCGTGTGGGGTTCCGTGTGGGATGCCACGCGTGACGCCGAGACGCCGGCCGGCGACTACGTGCGCCTCGTTCTCAACAACATCGCGACCGAGACCGAGTCGACCACGATTCGCACCACGCTCAACCAGCTCGTGCTGGCGGCGACGGCATACGTGGCACCGGCGCGACAGAAGCAGACAGCCGAGGAGGCGGCATCCGCCCTGTGGCAGCTCGCACAGCAGGCCGAGGCGGGCAGCGATGCGCAGTTCCAGTTCGTGAAGTTCTTCGCCGCGCTCGCATCGACCGAGGAACACCTGCGTGCGATCGCCGCCCTGCGCGACGGCTCCACGACACTCGACGGCCTGGAGATCGACACCGACCTGGCCTGGGAGCTGCTGATCGCCCTCGTAGCCGGCGGCAAGGCCGGCACGGCTCAGATCGAGGCTGCCCGCGCCGCGGACAACACCGCCAACGGCGGCCAGTTCGCCGCACAGGCGGCTGCCGCGTTGCCGACGGTCGAGGGCAAGAGCGCCGCGTGGGCATCGGTCTTCGACGCGGACACGGCCGCGAACACCATGGTGCGCTACACGGGCATCGGCTTTCAGCGGGCAGCGGACACGAGCGTTTTCGAGTCTTTCGTGCCGCGCTACTTCGAGGCGCTGCAGGGCGTCTGGGAGTCACGCTCCTACAAGATCGCCGAGTACCTCGTCGACGGCTTCTACCCGGCGGCGCTGGCCAACAGCGCCCTCGTCGAGGCCACCCGAGCCTGGCTCGACGCGAACCCAGAGCCCGTGGCGCTGCGGCGCCTCGTGGTGGAGAACCTCGCCGGCGTCGAGCGCGCCCTGCGCG
- a CDS encoding DUF2332 domain-containing protein, whose protein sequence is MEPVAERGAQNERSTADIYRLFGEVEADTSPLYREWALGVADDPEVIALIDELPPRKRQVNLVFAAARYLTVPWGSYSVFREWMLANWPRVRAVAETHATQTNEAGRCAVLLPLLARVPGPLALLEVGTSAGLCLYPERYSYRYGGGSTIDPTDGPSTVVLDCAISGPVPVPDHLPQVVWRAGVDLNPLDVNNADDMAWLDALIWPEHDDRRARLNAAVQIARADPPQIVRGDLNEALPALAASAPADATLVVFHTAVLAYLVEAERKRFVQTVTSLPGHWISNEGIHVTPGVAERLGDTHPQPGEFVLALDGDPVALAQPHGRALRWL, encoded by the coding sequence ATGGAACCCGTTGCGGAACGTGGTGCGCAGAACGAGCGCAGCACGGCTGATATCTACCGGCTCTTCGGCGAGGTGGAGGCGGATACCTCGCCGTTGTATCGCGAGTGGGCGCTGGGCGTTGCCGACGATCCGGAGGTCATCGCATTGATCGACGAACTGCCGCCACGCAAACGACAGGTGAATCTGGTCTTCGCTGCCGCGCGGTACCTCACGGTTCCCTGGGGTTCTTACTCCGTTTTTCGCGAATGGATGCTCGCCAACTGGCCGCGCGTACGTGCGGTGGCCGAGACTCACGCGACGCAGACGAACGAGGCAGGCCGATGCGCGGTGCTGCTGCCATTGCTCGCCCGCGTTCCAGGCCCCTTGGCCCTGCTGGAGGTGGGGACAAGTGCCGGGCTGTGCCTGTACCCTGAGCGATACTCCTATCGCTATGGCGGCGGCAGCACGATTGACCCGACCGACGGCCCGAGCACGGTGGTTCTCGACTGCGCCATCAGCGGCCCCGTTCCGGTGCCCGATCACCTGCCGCAGGTCGTCTGGCGGGCAGGCGTCGACCTCAACCCACTGGACGTGAACAACGCGGATGACATGGCCTGGCTCGACGCGCTCATCTGGCCTGAGCACGACGACCGCCGGGCACGGTTGAACGCTGCCGTTCAGATCGCCCGCGCGGATCCGCCGCAGATCGTGCGCGGAGATCTCAACGAGGCGTTGCCGGCGCTCGCGGCATCCGCCCCCGCCGACGCGACGCTCGTGGTGTTCCACACCGCCGTGCTCGCCTACCTGGTCGAGGCGGAGCGCAAGCGGTTTGTGCAGACCGTCACCTCGCTACCTGGCCACTGGATCTCGAACGAGGGCATCCACGTGACGCCGGGGGTAGCCGAACGGCTGGGTGACACGCATCCGCAGCCCGGCGAATTCGTACTGGCTCTCGATGGAGACCCCGTCGCTCTCGCCCAGCCTCACGGTCGCGCGCTGCGGTGGCTCTGA
- a CDS encoding mycothiol-dependent nitroreductase Rv2466c family protein codes for MTASEKTAVDFWFDPSCPWAWMTSRWVGEVAKHRDLDVTWHIMSLAVLNEDKDVSESYKAFFPRALRYTRLVAAVQELHGQEYVKPLYDALGTRIHPGGSKNPDEVIPAALAEVGLPAGLLRYADSDEYDEQMRASHFDGINRVGQDVGTPVIAVNGTAFFGPVITPAPKGEEAVKLWDGVVAVASYPGFFEIKRTRTSDPIFDQ; via the coding sequence ATGACTGCTTCAGAGAAGACTGCCGTTGATTTCTGGTTTGACCCCTCCTGCCCGTGGGCTTGGATGACCAGCCGATGGGTCGGCGAGGTGGCCAAGCATCGCGATCTTGATGTCACCTGGCACATCATGAGCCTGGCGGTACTCAACGAGGACAAGGACGTCAGCGAGTCATACAAAGCGTTCTTCCCGCGTGCGCTGCGCTACACCCGGCTCGTTGCCGCCGTTCAGGAACTGCACGGGCAGGAATACGTGAAGCCGCTCTACGATGCGCTGGGCACCCGCATCCACCCCGGTGGCAGCAAGAACCCCGACGAGGTCATCCCCGCCGCGCTCGCCGAGGTGGGCCTTCCCGCCGGGCTTCTGCGCTACGCGGATTCCGACGAATACGACGAGCAGATGCGCGCCAGCCACTTCGACGGCATCAACCGCGTGGGGCAGGATGTCGGCACTCCCGTGATAGCCGTCAACGGCACCGCCTTCTTCGGCCCGGTCATCACGCCCGCGCCGAAGGGCGAGGAGGCCGTGAAACTGTGGGACGGGGTCGTGGCCGTGGCGAGCTACCCGGGCTTCTTCGAGATCAAGCGCACCCGCACGAGCGACCCCATCTTCGACCAATAA
- a CDS encoding ribose-5-phosphate isomerase: protein MRIHIATDHAGLDFSNHLIEHLGAAGHEVIDHGPTAYDPIDDYPAFCINAAKGVIADQQAGVQALGVVFGGSGNGEQIAANKVTGIRAALVWNLSTAELARQHNDANVISIGARQHTVEEATSFIDAFIAEPFSEEERHARRIAQLAEFEATGDIAGKHVDH, encoded by the coding sequence ATGCGCATCCACATCGCCACCGACCACGCCGGCCTCGACTTCTCGAACCACCTGATCGAGCATCTGGGTGCCGCCGGCCACGAGGTCATCGATCATGGGCCGACCGCATACGACCCGATCGACGACTACCCGGCGTTCTGCATCAATGCCGCGAAGGGAGTCATCGCCGACCAGCAGGCCGGAGTGCAGGCTCTCGGTGTGGTCTTCGGTGGCTCGGGCAACGGCGAGCAGATCGCCGCCAACAAGGTGACGGGCATCCGCGCCGCTCTGGTCTGGAACCTGAGCACCGCGGAACTCGCGCGCCAGCACAATGACGCCAACGTCATCTCTATCGGCGCCCGCCAGCACACCGTCGAAGAGGCCACAAGCTTCATCGACGCCTTCATCGCCGAGCCATTCTCCGAGGAGGAGAGGCACGCGCGCCGCATCGCGCAGCTCGCCGAATTCGAGGCAACGGGCGACATCGCCGGCAAACACGTCGACCACTAA
- a CDS encoding Fpg/Nei family DNA glycosylase codes for MPEGHSVHRIARQFARNFVGKRVAVSSPQGRFSEGATRIDGRIMTDARAVGKQMFLEFDNGLWLRVHLGLYGAWDFAGEITTDATIRSAGGRMGQTNQRGTVLDEASLDDADGEDSVHSIGAPRKARLRMSESEKEDDNPDFTFPPEPVGQVRVRLLTATAVADLRGPTACEVLVAEQVQAVIDRLGPDPINDSGTESERQAAEDRFVSAVRRKGTPIALLLMDQSVVSGIGNVYRAEMLFRARLNPHTPGKQVPTDIAVALWRDWVYLLELGVATGQMMTMDGLEGDDYAKAMASRADRHWVYKREGLPCRVCGTHITMETMAARKLYWCPNCQA; via the coding sequence ATGCCTGAGGGCCATTCCGTTCACCGGATCGCGCGCCAGTTCGCGCGCAATTTCGTGGGCAAGCGGGTTGCGGTCTCTTCGCCACAGGGCCGCTTCTCAGAGGGTGCCACGCGCATCGACGGGCGCATCATGACGGACGCCCGCGCCGTCGGAAAGCAGATGTTCCTCGAGTTCGACAACGGTCTCTGGCTGCGTGTGCATCTGGGGCTGTACGGCGCTTGGGACTTTGCCGGCGAGATCACAACGGATGCGACCATCCGGTCGGCGGGCGGCCGCATGGGGCAGACGAACCAGCGCGGCACGGTGCTCGACGAAGCGTCTCTCGATGATGCCGACGGCGAGGATTCGGTGCACAGCATCGGCGCCCCGCGCAAGGCGCGCCTGCGCATGTCGGAATCCGAAAAGGAAGACGACAATCCCGACTTCACGTTTCCTCCCGAGCCGGTCGGTCAGGTGCGTGTGCGGTTGCTCACAGCGACGGCCGTTGCCGACCTCCGCGGGCCGACCGCCTGTGAGGTGCTGGTCGCCGAGCAGGTGCAGGCCGTCATCGACAGACTCGGCCCCGACCCCATCAACGACTCGGGCACCGAGAGCGAGCGGCAGGCGGCCGAGGATCGCTTCGTGAGCGCGGTGCGCCGCAAAGGCACGCCTATCGCGCTGTTGCTCATGGATCAGTCCGTGGTCAGCGGCATCGGAAACGTCTACCGGGCCGAGATGCTGTTCCGCGCCAGGCTCAACCCGCACACGCCCGGCAAACAGGTGCCCACCGACATCGCGGTGGCATTGTGGCGGGACTGGGTGTACCTGCTCGAACTCGGCGTGGCGACCGGCCAGATGATGACGATGGACGGGCTCGAGGGCGACGACTATGCAAAGGCCATGGCCAGCCGCGCGGACCGACACTGGGTCTACAAGCGCGAAGGCCTGCCCTGCCGCGTCTGTGGCACACACATCACCATGGAGACTATGGCGGCGCGCAAGCTGTACTGGTGCCCGAACTGCCAGGCGTGA
- a CDS encoding FMN-binding negative transcriptional regulator, translating to MRQNPSFALGDTDEIKRLIRENPWATIVSQTALGPVASHYPVLLDESREDISIVSHLGKPDDLIHEFGSHELLVIIQGPHGYISPGWYDANPAVPTWNFVVAHLSGVPEILSDEENWNVLGRLVDHFEDRMPQPRRMAGTPDNEAYAQRLLSGTVGWRLTPTRTVAKSKLSQNRPVETVDRIIDGLEGDGAYASPALAAEMRRVHERIRAAKDSSATR from the coding sequence ATGCGACAGAACCCCAGTTTCGCCCTCGGCGACACCGACGAGATCAAGCGGCTGATTCGAGAGAACCCGTGGGCGACCATCGTCAGCCAGACGGCGCTCGGGCCGGTCGCATCCCACTACCCGGTGCTGCTCGACGAGTCGCGCGAGGACATCTCCATCGTGAGTCACCTTGGTAAGCCGGACGATCTCATCCATGAGTTCGGCTCGCACGAACTGCTCGTGATCATCCAGGGTCCGCACGGCTACATCTCGCCGGGCTGGTACGACGCGAACCCCGCCGTACCGACGTGGAACTTCGTCGTCGCCCACCTCAGCGGGGTCCCCGAGATCCTCAGCGACGAGGAGAACTGGAACGTGCTCGGCCGTCTCGTCGACCACTTCGAAGACCGGATGCCACAGCCGCGACGTATGGCGGGCACACCCGACAACGAGGCATACGCTCAGCGTTTGCTCTCAGGCACGGTCGGATGGCGACTCACCCCGACGAGGACCGTGGCGAAGAGCAAACTCAGCCAGAATCGGCCCGTCGAGACCGTTGACCGAATTATCGACGGGCTGGAGGGTGATGGCGCGTACGCGAGCCCCGCCCTTGCCGCCGAAATGCGTCGCGTTCACGAACGCATCCGCGCAGCGAAGGACTCTTCGGCTACTCGCTGA
- a CDS encoding Dps family protein, which produces MANSTATVAQSVSNPDVAAGVAQFLSPVVIDLTALVVNGKQAHWHVRGANFIGVHELLDTIVAHAQEWADLAAERIVALGLPIDARLETVAAKTNTKPLTAGFRQSNDTITEVIAQIDAALASVNTAVTELDELDQTSQDVAVEIARGLDKDRWFLFAHISE; this is translated from the coding sequence ATGGCTAACTCCACCGCCACCGTTGCACAGAGCGTTTCGAACCCGGATGTCGCTGCCGGGGTTGCGCAGTTCCTCAGCCCGGTAGTCATCGACCTCACCGCCCTCGTCGTCAACGGCAAGCAGGCGCACTGGCACGTGCGCGGCGCCAACTTCATCGGCGTTCACGAACTCCTCGACACGATTGTTGCGCACGCGCAGGAGTGGGCCGACCTGGCCGCCGAGCGCATCGTGGCCCTCGGCCTTCCGATCGACGCGCGACTCGAGACCGTCGCGGCCAAGACCAACACCAAGCCGTTGACCGCGGGCTTCCGCCAGTCGAACGACACGATCACCGAGGTCATCGCCCAGATCGATGCGGCCCTCGCCTCCGTGAACACGGCCGTCACCGAACTGGACGAACTCGATCAGACCAGCCAGGATGTCGCCGTCGAGATCGCCCGCGGACTCGACAAGGACCGTTGGTTCCTGTTCGCCCACATCAGCGAGTAG
- a CDS encoding sensor histidine kinase: MSTEETPTMGFTSDTLDAVISHPQTSSVQNSRPHSRGYLALWRGVPRELGFLLLTLPLVWACFVLLNGLFWAGIGTLIIYIGFFLVVAAMYVARGFGTLELVRLRWAGRAEIEPPRWVPENKPAGFIRVTFGPFVNGHYWLYLLHSYLINPIVGTVTWVLSIVWVAGGLGGISYWFWSSFIPSDNDHFSLSHTVFGAVFRGVTPGFDPVVGDGVLMFVGGVIFLLTLPFLTHGLTLVHNGIARGMLGAWRSEELQREVTDLSASRGAAVTAEDQSLRRLERDLHDGPQQRLIRLQMDLASAERKLDADPDAARGLLEEARGQARDTLEELRALSRGFAPPILQDRGLITGLESLASRSTVPVHVDIRLDAALRLPPEIERSAYYVAAELLTNVAKHANASEARLYAGLRRDPDGDTTWLDVWVTDNGSGGASVQNGHGLRGLDERLRGLRGILEVQSPIGGPSLVGAHIPVTMTAETSLPLS; the protein is encoded by the coding sequence ATGAGCACCGAAGAAACGCCCACGATGGGCTTCACATCTGACACGCTGGATGCCGTGATCTCCCACCCCCAGACTTCCAGCGTGCAGAACTCCCGGCCGCACTCGCGCGGATATCTGGCGCTCTGGCGGGGCGTGCCCAGGGAGTTGGGCTTTCTGCTGCTGACGTTGCCCCTTGTGTGGGCATGCTTCGTGCTGCTCAACGGGCTGTTCTGGGCGGGCATTGGCACACTGATTATCTACATTGGGTTCTTCCTGGTGGTTGCCGCGATGTATGTTGCGCGCGGCTTCGGCACCCTCGAGTTGGTGCGCCTGCGCTGGGCGGGCCGCGCCGAGATCGAGCCGCCGCGGTGGGTTCCCGAAAACAAGCCCGCCGGGTTCATCAGGGTGACGTTCGGCCCGTTCGTCAACGGTCACTACTGGCTCTATCTGCTGCACAGCTACCTGATCAACCCGATAGTCGGCACGGTGACGTGGGTGCTCTCGATCGTGTGGGTCGCCGGCGGGCTCGGCGGCATCAGCTACTGGTTCTGGAGTTCCTTCATTCCGAGTGACAACGATCATTTCTCTCTGTCGCACACCGTCTTCGGCGCGGTATTTCGAGGCGTGACTCCCGGCTTCGATCCCGTCGTCGGTGATGGAGTGCTGATGTTCGTTGGCGGGGTGATTTTCCTGCTCACCCTCCCGTTCCTGACCCATGGGCTCACTCTCGTCCACAACGGCATCGCCCGTGGCATGCTCGGTGCCTGGCGCTCGGAGGAACTGCAGCGCGAGGTCACCGATCTCAGCGCCTCCCGGGGAGCTGCCGTCACCGCCGAGGACCAGTCGCTGCGTCGGCTGGAGCGTGACCTGCACGATGGGCCGCAGCAGCGTCTCATCCGGTTGCAAATGGACCTGGCGAGCGCCGAACGCAAGCTCGATGCCGATCCGGATGCCGCCCGCGGCCTCCTGGAGGAGGCGCGGGGCCAGGCGCGCGACACCCTCGAAGAACTTCGGGCCCTCTCGCGTGGCTTTGCACCGCCGATTCTGCAGGACCGTGGCCTCATCACGGGCCTGGAGTCTCTCGCATCCCGCAGCACCGTGCCGGTGCACGTGGACATCCGTCTCGATGCCGCACTGCGGCTGCCGCCGGAGATCGAGCGCAGCGCCTATTATGTGGCCGCCGAACTGCTGACGAATGTGGCCAAGCACGCGAACGCATCTGAGGCTCGTCTGTACGCGGGGTTGCGTCGCGACCCCGATGGCGACACGACGTGGCTGGACGTGTGGGTCACAGACAACGGCTCGGGCGGTGCATCCGTGCAGAACGGTCACGGGCTGCGTGGGCTCGACGAGAGACTGCGCGGGCTGCGCGGCATTCTCGAGGTGCAGAGCCCGATCGGTGGGCCGAGTCTCGTCGGGGCGCACATTCCCGTGACCATGACGGCCGAAACCTCGCTGCCCCTATCCTGA
- a CDS encoding response regulator, with product MTAADPSSPALRIVLADDSVLLREGLIRLFDEAGFETVGSFGEAESMLAKIEQLRPDLAVLDVRMPPSYRDEGVQAAITLRRRLPEVGILLLSQYVEGTYAHELLAAGNGGMGYLLKDRVASLDELTDAVTRIAAGGTVLDPQVVRELLGRRADPIASLTPREREVLELMAEGRTNAGIATRLVIGVGAVEKNVTSIFQKLGLEDSGSDHRRVLAVLTWLQR from the coding sequence GTGACCGCCGCAGATCCTTCGTCTCCCGCCCTCCGTATCGTTCTCGCCGATGACTCGGTGCTGCTGCGCGAGGGGCTGATTCGCCTCTTCGATGAGGCCGGATTCGAGACGGTCGGATCGTTCGGTGAGGCCGAGAGCATGCTCGCCAAGATCGAGCAGCTGCGCCCCGACCTCGCCGTGCTCGACGTACGCATGCCCCCCTCGTATCGCGATGAGGGCGTGCAGGCGGCGATCACGCTGCGGCGGCGCCTGCCCGAGGTCGGAATCTTGCTGCTCAGCCAGTACGTGGAGGGCACCTACGCACACGAGCTGCTGGCGGCTGGCAACGGTGGCATGGGCTATCTGCTCAAGGACCGGGTGGCCTCGCTCGATGAGCTGACGGATGCCGTCACCCGCATCGCGGCGGGCGGCACCGTGCTCGACCCGCAGGTCGTGCGCGAACTGCTGGGCCGCCGTGCCGACCCCATCGCCTCGCTCACGCCGCGCGAACGCGAGGTGCTCGAGCTGATGGCGGAGGGGCGTACGAACGCGGGCATCGCCACGCGCCTCGTGATAGGCGTGGGTGCTGTCGAGAAGAACGTCACTTCCATCTTTCAGAAGCTGGGCCTGGAAGATTCGGGCTCCGACCACCGGCGCGTTCTCGCCGTGCTCACCTGGCTGCAGCGCTAG